One Cupriavidus oxalaticus genomic region harbors:
- a CDS encoding Bug family tripartite tricarboxylate transporter substrate binding protein, with protein MRSSLSPGNDLPVDTINLRRRRVLGAAAGAAALPWLLPRHALAGDWPSRPIRIIAAQAPGSSNDSTARAFAEFFSARLKVPVVVENKPGGIGMIAAEAVARARPDGCTLLCTLHSQLAQAPVLLRKPPIDPSRDLTPVASISTGVGVMVATKGLPANTFKELLALAQKRPVSVGNYGIGSGWQLMVAQLKKLTGAQLDIINYKGTGAMIGDLLAGHIDIGAGSLLGMSGGLASGGLKPLLVISGPRTAKLPGIPTWADEGISDPIFGNLAECNMLLGPAGLPADIANSLATLVRRSVTESEAVRNVREQLGSQDTPLTGEALQRFIARTWPTYQAMTRTVGLKME; from the coding sequence ATGCGTTCCTCTCTTAGTCCGGGCAACGACTTGCCCGTGGATACGATCAACCTTCGCCGGCGTCGTGTGCTGGGCGCAGCGGCGGGGGCTGCGGCGTTGCCCTGGCTGCTGCCGCGCCATGCGCTTGCCGGCGACTGGCCCTCGCGCCCGATCCGGATCATCGCGGCGCAGGCGCCGGGCTCATCCAACGACAGCACCGCGCGTGCGTTCGCGGAGTTCTTCTCCGCCAGGCTGAAGGTGCCGGTGGTGGTGGAAAACAAGCCCGGCGGCATCGGCATGATTGCCGCCGAGGCGGTGGCGCGTGCCAGGCCCGACGGATGCACGCTGCTGTGCACCTTGCACAGCCAGCTGGCGCAGGCGCCGGTGTTGCTGAGGAAGCCGCCCATCGATCCGTCGCGCGACCTCACGCCGGTGGCGTCGATCAGCACCGGCGTCGGCGTGATGGTGGCGACCAAGGGGCTGCCGGCCAACACCTTCAAGGAATTGCTCGCCCTCGCGCAGAAGCGGCCGGTCAGCGTCGGCAACTACGGCATCGGCTCGGGCTGGCAGCTGATGGTGGCGCAGCTGAAGAAGCTGACCGGGGCGCAGCTCGACATCATCAACTACAAGGGCACCGGTGCCATGATCGGCGACCTGCTGGCCGGCCATATCGATATCGGCGCGGGCTCGCTGCTCGGGATGTCGGGCGGGCTGGCCTCCGGCGGGTTGAAGCCGCTGCTGGTGATCTCCGGGCCGCGCACCGCGAAATTGCCCGGGATACCGACGTGGGCGGACGAGGGCATATCCGACCCGATCTTCGGCAACCTGGCCGAGTGCAATATGCTGCTGGGCCCCGCGGGGCTGCCTGCCGACATCGCTAACAGCCTGGCCACGCTGGTGCGGCGGTCGGTCACGGAATCGGAAGCCGTCAGGAATGTGCGGGAGCAGCTTGGCAGCCAGGACACGCCATTGACCGGCGAAGCCCTGCAGCGCTTCATCGCGCGCACCTGGCCGACCTACCAGGCCATGACCAGGACCGTCGGATTGAAAATGGAGTGA
- a CDS encoding CaiB/BaiF CoA transferase family protein, protein MSADRGIAGALDGMVVLDLTQMLAGPYCSMMLADQGARVIKIEPPGGDQTRRNGPHLEGALRMESGGFGGYFGSINRNKESLVLDLKQSAGRETLLRLVRGADVLVENYRAGVMERFGLGYERLVEENPKLVYAALRGFGDPRSGESAYAGWPAYDPVAQAMGGIMGITGPQRGGAPTKIGPGVGDIVPAMFLAYGIAAACWHAQRTGRGQFVDVAMVDAVLAVCERMVFQYSASAQAPGPEGNGHPLLCPFGLFPARDGFISLGVPNDRFWRLLVERMGNPPWAGDARFATNESRVRHRAEVEQLVAAWTVRHTKRALAGMLGGEVPFGPVFDAADIFDDPHFRIRGMLVEAEQPGAARALTIAGSPVRMSATPGGVRQRAPMTGEHTDRTLADLGFDAGEIAALRAEGVVQ, encoded by the coding sequence ATGAGCGCGGATCGCGGCATAGCTGGTGCGCTCGACGGCATGGTGGTGCTCGACCTGACCCAGATGCTGGCGGGCCCCTATTGCTCGATGATGCTCGCCGACCAGGGTGCGCGCGTGATCAAGATCGAGCCGCCGGGGGGCGACCAGACCCGGCGCAACGGCCCGCATCTCGAGGGCGCGTTGCGGATGGAGTCAGGCGGATTTGGCGGCTACTTCGGCTCCATCAATCGCAACAAGGAATCGCTGGTGCTGGACCTGAAGCAGTCCGCCGGGCGCGAGACCCTGCTGCGGCTCGTGCGCGGCGCCGACGTGCTGGTCGAGAACTACCGCGCCGGCGTGATGGAGCGCTTCGGGCTGGGCTATGAACGACTCGTCGAGGAAAACCCGAAGCTGGTGTACGCGGCGCTGCGCGGCTTCGGCGACCCGCGCAGCGGCGAGAGCGCCTACGCCGGCTGGCCCGCCTACGATCCGGTCGCGCAGGCGATGGGCGGCATCATGGGGATTACCGGCCCGCAGCGCGGCGGCGCGCCGACCAAGATCGGCCCGGGCGTCGGCGACATCGTGCCGGCCATGTTCCTGGCCTACGGCATCGCGGCGGCGTGCTGGCATGCCCAGCGCACCGGCCGCGGCCAGTTCGTCGATGTGGCCATGGTCGATGCCGTGCTGGCCGTGTGCGAGCGCATGGTGTTCCAGTACAGCGCCTCGGCGCAGGCGCCGGGACCCGAGGGCAACGGCCATCCGCTGCTGTGCCCGTTCGGGCTCTTTCCGGCCCGTGACGGCTTTATCAGCCTTGGCGTGCCGAACGACCGCTTCTGGCGGCTGCTGGTGGAGCGGATGGGCAATCCGCCATGGGCCGGCGATGCGCGCTTTGCCACCAATGAATCGCGCGTGCGGCATCGGGCCGAGGTGGAGCAGTTGGTTGCCGCCTGGACGGTGCGCCATACCAAGCGCGCGCTTGCGGGGATGCTGGGCGGCGAGGTGCCGTTCGGCCCGGTGTTCGATGCCGCCGACATCTTCGACGATCCGCATTTCCGCATCCGCGGGATGCTGGTCGAAGCCGAGCAGCCCGGCGCAGCGCGCGCGCTGACCATTGCCGGCAGTCCGGTGCGCATGAGCGCCACGCCCGGAGGCGTGCGGCAGCGGGCGCCCATGACCGGCGAGCACACCGACCGCACCCTCGCCGACCTCGGCTTCGATGCCGGCGAGATCGCCGCGCTGCGCGCGGAGGGCGTGGTGCAGTAG
- a CDS encoding MaoC family dehydratase, whose amino-acid sequence MKLCALTSPDGYFEHFEPGMLIRHARGKTVTEMDNVMLTNMVMNTAEGHFNEDAMRRAAGGIFAQRVVFGGINLSMVLGLAAQDTAEQCLQELTLDKIRLSHPVFHGDTLYAFTEVLGKEEGDREDAGIVRFRHYGVNQDDKLCVQAERTALIKRKSHWGGR is encoded by the coding sequence ATGAAACTTTGCGCACTCACCAGCCCCGACGGGTACTTCGAGCACTTCGAGCCCGGCATGCTGATCCGCCATGCGCGCGGCAAGACGGTGACCGAGATGGACAACGTCATGCTGACCAACATGGTCATGAATACCGCCGAAGGGCACTTCAACGAAGACGCCATGCGGCGCGCCGCCGGCGGCATCTTCGCGCAGCGCGTGGTCTTCGGCGGGATCAACCTGTCGATGGTGCTCGGGCTTGCGGCGCAGGACACCGCCGAGCAATGCCTGCAGGAACTGACGCTGGACAAGATCCGCCTGTCGCATCCGGTCTTCCACGGCGACACGCTCTACGCCTTCACCGAAGTGCTGGGCAAGGAGGAGGGCGACCGCGAGGATGCCGGCATCGTCCGCTTTCGCCACTACGGCGTGAACCAGGACGACAAGCTGTGCGTGCAGGCGGAACGCACCGCGCTGATCAAGCGCAAGAGCCACTGGGGCGGGCGATGA
- a CDS encoding HpcH/HpaI aldolase/citrate lyase family protein, protein MQEKTRRLRRCQLSVPGSSEKMMAKAAGMGVDFVFLDLEDAVAPSEKRPARRKIVDALNGLDWGRTTRCVRINDLTTEYAYEDIIEVVEGAGRNLDVIMLPKAMSAADVQFVDKLLSMMEKKLGLRHRIGIDVLIEEVEAMMNVEAIAASTPRLECLIFGMGDYSASQGVSMRDIGGSGGYPGDIWHYQRQRLTIAARAHRLDAVDGPFADFRSPDAFREEARRAMILGMVGKWAIHPSQVELAQDVFSPAAADVARARDMIRAYDEALSQGLGAVQYEGKMIDIASVRIVRNLVQRADLIGM, encoded by the coding sequence ATGCAGGAAAAAACCAGGCGGCTGCGCCGCTGCCAGCTGTCCGTGCCGGGCTCGAGCGAGAAGATGATGGCCAAGGCCGCGGGCATGGGCGTGGACTTCGTCTTCCTTGACCTGGAAGACGCGGTGGCACCCAGCGAAAAACGCCCGGCGCGGCGCAAGATCGTCGACGCCCTCAACGGGCTGGACTGGGGGCGCACCACGCGCTGCGTGCGCATCAACGACCTGACCACCGAGTACGCGTACGAGGACATCATCGAAGTGGTGGAGGGCGCCGGCCGCAACCTCGATGTGATCATGCTGCCCAAGGCCATGTCGGCGGCGGATGTGCAGTTTGTCGACAAGCTGCTGTCGATGATGGAGAAGAAGCTCGGCCTGCGCCACCGCATCGGCATCGACGTGCTGATCGAAGAGGTCGAGGCAATGATGAACGTCGAGGCCATTGCCGCGTCGACGCCGCGGCTGGAATGCCTGATCTTCGGCATGGGCGACTATTCGGCCAGCCAGGGCGTATCCATGCGCGACATTGGCGGCAGCGGCGGCTATCCGGGCGACATCTGGCACTACCAGCGCCAGCGGCTGACGATTGCCGCGCGTGCCCACCGGCTCGACGCCGTCGATGGGCCGTTCGCCGACTTCCGCAGCCCCGACGCGTTCCGCGAGGAAGCGCGCCGCGCCATGATCCTCGGCATGGTCGGCAAGTGGGCCATCCATCCGTCGCAAGTCGAACTCGCCCAGGACGTGTTCTCGCCGGCCGCCGCCGACGTGGCGCGCGCCCGCGACATGATCCGCGCCTATGACGAAGCCCTGTCGCAAGGGCTGGGCGCGGTCCAGTACGAGGGCAAGATGATCGACATCGCCTCGGTCCGCATCGTCAGGAACCTGGTGCAGCGGGCGGACCTGATCGGCATGTAG
- a CDS encoding acetate/propionate family kinase, with translation MAELILVLNAGSSSLKYCAYDTHDDALKLVLRGSLEGLYTAPAFRATDADGAEIESRRWDAGTELGHEGAIAFLADFLRGHGKGHTLSAVGHRVVHGGVRFTQPARVTDALLAELDTLCPLAPLHQPHNLKPIRILAAQRPELPQVACFDTAFHRAQPEVAQAFALPADITARGVRRYGFHGLSYEYIASVLPSVDAVAAGGRTVVAHLGNGSSMCALVAGRSVASTMGFTAVDGLPMGTRCGSLDPGVILYLISELGMDAHAIEDLIYRKSGLLGVSGLSSDMRALLASDDAQARFAVELYTYRIARELGSLAAAAQGLDALVFTAGVGEHAAPIRERVCQLAAWLGVSVDAAANAGDGPRISAASGKVPVWVIPTNEELMIARHTREVLAAPTQ, from the coding sequence ATGGCCGAACTGATCCTGGTCCTGAATGCGGGTTCGTCGAGCCTCAAGTACTGTGCCTATGACACCCATGACGACGCGCTGAAGCTCGTCCTGCGCGGCAGCCTCGAAGGGCTCTACACGGCGCCAGCCTTTCGCGCCACCGACGCCGACGGCGCCGAGATCGAATCCAGGCGATGGGACGCCGGCACCGAGCTCGGACACGAGGGGGCCATCGCCTTCCTGGCGGACTTCCTGCGTGGCCACGGGAAGGGGCATACCTTGAGCGCGGTGGGGCACCGGGTGGTGCATGGCGGGGTACGCTTCACCCAACCGGCAAGGGTAACCGATGCACTGCTGGCGGAGCTGGACACGCTTTGCCCGCTCGCGCCCTTGCACCAGCCCCACAACCTGAAGCCGATCCGCATCCTCGCCGCGCAGCGTCCGGAGCTTCCGCAGGTCGCCTGTTTCGATACCGCCTTCCACCGGGCGCAGCCGGAAGTGGCACAGGCATTCGCCTTGCCGGCTGACATTACCGCGCGAGGCGTCAGGCGCTACGGCTTCCACGGATTGTCCTACGAGTACATCGCCAGTGTCCTCCCGAGCGTTGATGCGGTCGCAGCCGGGGGCCGCACGGTTGTGGCACACCTCGGCAACGGCAGCAGCATGTGTGCGCTGGTGGCAGGGCGCAGCGTGGCCAGCACCATGGGCTTTACCGCGGTGGACGGCCTGCCGATGGGAACCCGGTGCGGCAGCCTGGATCCGGGCGTGATCCTGTACCTGATCAGCGAGCTCGGCATGGATGCCCATGCCATCGAGGACCTGATCTACCGCAAATCCGGGCTGCTTGGCGTCTCCGGCTTGTCGAGCGATATGCGCGCGCTGCTCGCCAGCGACGATGCGCAGGCTCGCTTTGCCGTCGAGTTGTACACGTACCGTATCGCCCGCGAGCTTGGCTCGCTGGCCGCTGCCGCGCAGGGGCTGGACGCGCTGGTTTTCACCGCAGGCGTTGGCGAGCATGCCGCGCCGATCCGGGAGCGCGTATGCCAGCTCGCAGCGTGGCTCGGCGTGAGCGTCGATGCAGCGGCGAACGCCGGCGACGGGCCGCGCATCAGCGCGGCTTCGGGCAAGGTCCCCGTCTGGGTCATCCCCACCAACGAGGAACTGATGATTGCCCGGCATACCAGGGAGGTCCTCGCAGCGCCCACGCAATGA
- a CDS encoding DUF3141 domain-containing protein produces MDAAKQLVHAREVGLKTGMVLQKRLKNAQEAYSGRVQQAVGDPGTGPSGLMAGMDPMSGYAYAIDSMQRAILFWDTLRQRGNNFVENTMQGLKPVLHFGYETVLDGRQFERPVNYALLKITPPDGVTIDDSRRPYVIIDPRAGHGPGIGGFKDDSQVGVAMRAGHPVYFVIFFRDPEPGQTLLDVCEAEQQFIKKVRSLHPHSAKPAIIGNCQGGWAAMMLGASDPDDTGPIVINGAPMSYWSGAWSEGEGDNPMRYSGGLLGGTWLASYTADLGNGKFDGAWLVQNFENLNPANSLWDKYYNLYKKADTEPPRFLEFERWWGGYYLMNREEIEWITRNLFVGNKLWSGDVKAASGKAFDLREIRAPIVLFASMGDNITPPQQAFNWVVDIYGSTEEIKARGQVIVGMMHRNVGHLGIFVSGKVAQKEHAQIVSVLKSIELLPPGLYGMVIHERKGSAGVEYEVEFEEHSLEEIASRLNRFERADEKPFETVASLSDFTQRAYELFAQPYVQAVSNELTARVLREFHPLRVQNWLFSDLNPWMAWLRPAADAVRANRQALEREHPLRQQEQAGAEMLSAGLDAYRAVRDAMTEYSFFNVYANLFPFMPRSEAPARTGTPAATAPQDLPEVKAALAAAGEGGYAEAVARLACLLSRKGEPLPLSRLELRKELVTDYADLLPELEPHAWRKIRGQQELITRYAPEQALATLPALLRHQADRQRLQALAEKLQADERLLGATPTAEQAAMLERIRTVLGAKPERVRGAAVPLSRAS; encoded by the coding sequence ATGGATGCAGCAAAGCAACTGGTTCACGCGCGTGAAGTTGGCCTCAAGACTGGCATGGTGCTGCAAAAGCGCCTGAAAAATGCGCAGGAGGCCTACAGTGGCCGCGTGCAGCAAGCCGTGGGAGACCCGGGCACCGGTCCGTCCGGGCTGATGGCCGGCATGGACCCGATGAGCGGCTATGCCTATGCCATCGACAGCATGCAGCGTGCCATCCTGTTCTGGGACACGCTCAGGCAACGGGGCAACAACTTTGTCGAGAACACCATGCAGGGGCTCAAGCCGGTCCTGCATTTCGGCTACGAGACGGTTCTGGACGGGCGCCAGTTCGAACGGCCCGTCAACTATGCGCTGCTGAAGATCACGCCCCCCGATGGCGTGACGATCGATGACAGCCGCCGTCCCTACGTCATCATCGATCCGCGCGCGGGCCATGGCCCCGGCATCGGCGGTTTCAAGGACGACTCGCAGGTGGGCGTGGCCATGCGTGCCGGCCATCCTGTGTACTTCGTCATCTTCTTTCGCGATCCCGAGCCGGGACAGACCCTGCTGGACGTATGCGAGGCCGAGCAGCAGTTCATCAAGAAGGTGCGTTCGCTGCATCCGCACAGCGCCAAGCCGGCCATCATCGGCAATTGCCAGGGCGGCTGGGCGGCGATGATGCTCGGCGCCTCGGACCCGGATGACACCGGGCCGATCGTGATCAACGGCGCGCCGATGTCGTACTGGAGCGGTGCCTGGAGCGAGGGCGAAGGCGATAACCCGATGCGCTATTCCGGCGGGCTGCTGGGTGGGACCTGGCTCGCTTCGTACACGGCGGATCTCGGCAACGGCAAGTTCGACGGCGCCTGGCTGGTCCAGAATTTCGAGAACCTGAATCCGGCCAACAGTCTCTGGGACAAGTATTACAACCTGTACAAAAAGGCCGATACCGAGCCGCCGCGCTTTCTGGAGTTCGAGCGCTGGTGGGGCGGCTACTACCTGATGAACCGCGAGGAGATCGAATGGATCACGCGCAACCTGTTCGTTGGCAACAAGCTCTGGAGCGGAGACGTCAAGGCGGCCAGCGGCAAGGCGTTCGATCTGCGCGAGATCCGCGCGCCCATTGTCCTGTTTGCCTCGATGGGCGACAACATCACCCCGCCACAGCAGGCATTCAACTGGGTCGTGGATATCTACGGCAGTACCGAGGAGATCAAGGCTCGCGGCCAGGTGATCGTCGGCATGATGCACCGGAACGTCGGCCATCTCGGCATCTTTGTCTCCGGCAAGGTCGCGCAGAAGGAGCATGCGCAGATCGTCTCGGTGCTCAAGAGCATCGAACTGCTGCCGCCGGGGCTCTATGGCATGGTCATCCATGAGCGCAAGGGCAGCGCCGGCGTGGAGTATGAGGTCGAGTTCGAGGAGCACTCGCTCGAGGAGATCGCCAGCAGGCTTAACCGCTTCGAGCGCGCCGATGAGAAGCCGTTCGAGACGGTCGCCAGCCTGTCGGACTTCACGCAGCGCGCCTACGAACTGTTTGCGCAGCCTTACGTCCAGGCGGTGTCCAATGAGTTGACAGCACGGGTGCTGCGCGAATTCCATCCGCTGCGCGTGCAGAACTGGCTGTTCTCGGACCTGAATCCGTGGATGGCATGGTTGAGGCCTGCCGCCGACGCGGTCCGGGCCAACCGGCAAGCGCTGGAACGGGAGCATCCGCTGCGCCAGCAGGAGCAGGCAGGCGCGGAAATGCTCAGCGCCGGACTGGATGCATACCGTGCCGTGCGCGACGCGATGACCGAGTACAGCTTTTTCAATGTGTACGCCAACCTGTTTCCGTTCATGCCAAGGAGCGAGGCTCCTGCCCGCACGGGTACGCCTGCGGCGACCGCCCCGCAGGACCTGCCGGAAGTCAAGGCGGCGCTGGCCGCGGCCGGCGAGGGCGGATACGCCGAGGCCGTTGCCCGGCTGGCATGCCTGCTGAGCCGCAAGGGCGAGCCCCTGCCGCTGTCCCGGCTGGAGCTGCGCAAGGAATTGGTCACGGACTATGCGGATCTGCTGCCGGAACTGGAGCCGCACGCCTGGCGCAAGATCCGCGGCCAGCAGGAACTGATCACGCGGTACGCGCCCGAGCAGGCACTTGCCACGCTGCCGGCCTTGCTCAGGCATCAGGCCGACCGCCAGCGGCTGCAGGCACTGGCGGAGAAGCTGCAAGCCGATGAGCGCCTGCTTGGCGCGACGCCCACCGCCGAGCAGGCGGCAATGCTGGAGCGGATCCGCACGGTGCTGGGTGCCAAGCCTGAACGCGTGCGCGGTGCGGCCGTACCGCTCAGCCGCGCTTCCTAG
- a CDS encoding phosphate acetyltransferase: MNVKHEKYQRLIDYCKTMPPTPTAVAHPCDQSSLEGAVEAARLGLIAPILVGPRSRIEGAARAAGLDIREYPIVDAEHSHAAAAAAVQLVRESKAEALMKGSLHTDELMGAVVKGDSGLRTARRISHCFVMDVPGHEEALIITDAAVNIAPTLAEKADILQNAIDLAHALRVKEVRVAILSAMETVNPKVPSTLDAAALCKMVDRHQITGAVVDGPLALDNAINLDAARIKKIDSPVAGRANVLLVPDLDAGNMLAKSLTFLAGADAAGIVLGARVPIILTSRADSVTTRLASCAVAALVARARRDSGQVAG; this comes from the coding sequence GTGAACGTCAAGCATGAGAAGTACCAGCGTCTGATTGATTACTGCAAGACCATGCCGCCTACGCCAACCGCGGTGGCGCACCCGTGCGACCAGTCCTCGCTGGAAGGGGCGGTAGAGGCCGCCCGGCTGGGCCTGATCGCCCCGATCCTGGTGGGGCCTCGTTCGCGCATCGAGGGCGCCGCGCGGGCCGCCGGCCTTGACATCCGCGAGTACCCGATCGTCGACGCCGAGCATAGCCATGCGGCGGCGGCCGCAGCCGTGCAACTGGTGCGCGAAAGCAAGGCCGAGGCGCTGATGAAGGGCAGCCTGCACACCGACGAACTGATGGGAGCCGTGGTCAAGGGCGATAGCGGCCTGCGTACCGCCCGGCGCATCAGCCACTGCTTCGTGATGGATGTGCCCGGGCACGAGGAGGCCTTGATCATCACCGACGCCGCCGTCAACATAGCGCCGACGCTGGCCGAGAAGGCCGACATCCTGCAGAACGCGATCGACCTGGCCCATGCCTTGCGGGTCAAGGAGGTGCGCGTGGCGATTCTTTCGGCAATGGAGACGGTCAACCCCAAGGTGCCATCCACGCTCGATGCTGCCGCGTTGTGCAAGATGGTCGATCGCCACCAGATCACGGGTGCGGTCGTCGACGGGCCGCTTGCCCTGGACAATGCCATCAACCTGGATGCGGCACGGATCAAGAAGATCGATTCACCGGTGGCCGGGCGCGCCAATGTCCTGCTGGTGCCGGATCTGGACGCCGGCAACATGCTGGCCAAGAGCCTGACTTTCCTGGCCGGCGCCGATGCCGCGGGCATCGTGCTGGGCGCGCGGGTCCCGATCATCCTGACCAGCCGCGCCGACTCCGTCACGACCCGGCTGGCGTCCTGCGCGGTGGCGGCGCTGGTGGCCCGGGCCCGCCGGGATTCCGGCCAGGTTGCGGGGTGA
- a CDS encoding calcium-binding protein has product MTARKLPAVGCAVLMALISIGAAAQTASAPQGAASAEVPKAPPTTAQAKALIAERFKAADANHDGKLSRDEAQAGMPQVYQNFDKIDVKKQGNVTERQIGAYWMKKTKDQMQKEDPIWN; this is encoded by the coding sequence ATGACCGCACGCAAATTGCCCGCAGTTGGTTGTGCAGTCCTGATGGCACTGATTTCCATTGGCGCGGCCGCCCAGACCGCCTCGGCACCACAGGGAGCGGCGTCAGCCGAGGTGCCCAAGGCCCCGCCGACCACGGCGCAGGCCAAGGCTCTGATTGCCGAGCGATTCAAGGCGGCCGACGCCAATCATGACGGTAAGCTGAGCCGTGACGAAGCGCAGGCGGGAATGCCGCAGGTCTACCAGAACTTCGACAAGATCGACGTCAAGAAACAGGGCAACGTCACGGAGCGCCAGATCGGTGCGTACTGGATGAAGAAAACCAAGGATCAGATGCAAAAGGAAGATCCGATCTGGAATTGA
- a CDS encoding GNAT family N-acetyltransferase, with protein sequence MQDKSEGTNFAPFNMPLGDGREVLVREITEDDKAGLLAAFNRLSADARYTRFMAAMRELPEAMLEHATHPAVEREFALVALDTGNEGPSIVGGARYAAAPGSDTCEFAVTVADDWHRLGLASKLLGTLIDIARRRGFRHMEGYVLSSNTGMRRLAKRLGFADVPCPDDATLRVVTLALQEGVRGCDV encoded by the coding sequence ATGCAAGACAAGTCTGAAGGGACAAACTTCGCGCCATTCAACATGCCCCTCGGCGATGGCCGGGAAGTGCTGGTGCGGGAGATTACCGAAGACGACAAGGCCGGCTTGTTGGCGGCATTCAACAGGCTTTCGGCAGATGCACGGTACACCAGGTTTATGGCTGCCATGCGAGAGCTTCCGGAAGCAATGCTCGAACACGCGACGCATCCCGCGGTTGAGCGAGAGTTTGCATTGGTAGCGCTGGACACGGGAAACGAGGGGCCATCTATTGTGGGTGGCGCGCGCTACGCCGCGGCGCCGGGCAGCGATACCTGCGAGTTTGCCGTGACCGTCGCCGACGACTGGCACAGGCTTGGCCTGGCCAGCAAACTGCTGGGGACACTGATCGACATCGCGCGGCGCCGCGGCTTTCGACACATGGAAGGCTACGTCTTGTCGTCGAATACCGGCATGCGGCGGCTGGCTAAACGTCTTGGATTTGCCGATGTGCCGTGTCCGGACGATGCCACGCTGCGCGTGGTGACCCTTGCGCTTCAAGAGGGTGTACGTGGATGCGATGTGTAA
- a CDS encoding RNA-binding protein, whose amino-acid sequence MSILLLGNLDPKTTDEEIGAFLVKYGLPEYNGIEHMEGDGTRPAVRLTFDTLDDDSLDKLRERIHGMFWKSHKITAVVMRERFN is encoded by the coding sequence ATGTCTATTCTCTTGCTTGGAAACCTCGACCCCAAGACAACCGACGAGGAAATTGGCGCTTTCCTGGTGAAGTATGGCCTTCCGGAATACAACGGCATCGAGCACATGGAAGGCGACGGTACCAGGCCTGCCGTGCGGCTGACCTTCGATACGCTTGACGACGACAGCCTGGACAAGCTGCGCGAGCGTATCCATGGCATGTTCTGGAAAAGCCACAAGATCACGGCCGTCGTGATGAGGGAGCGCTTCAACTGA
- the fabI gene encoding enoyl-ACP reductase FabI, producing MTAAQQHPILANARALVCGIANEHSIAYGCAKAFSELGAEVAITYASEKARQFVEPVAQELDASIFLPLDVTSEAEMDALFARIREQWGKLDILVHSVAWAPKDDLQGGLLNCSAEGFARAMDVSCHSFVRMARLAAPLMADGGTMFTMSYHGANKVVPNYNVMGPVKAALEAVSRYLAYELGPRGIRVHAISPGPLQTRAASGLKSFDLMLADAVERAPLGELVDIMDVGYTCAFLATPYARRLSGETLYVDGGVNIMA from the coding sequence ATGACTGCAGCGCAGCAACATCCGATCCTCGCCAACGCCCGCGCACTCGTCTGCGGGATTGCGAACGAGCATTCCATTGCTTATGGGTGCGCCAAGGCCTTCAGCGAACTGGGAGCGGAGGTTGCGATTACCTATGCCAGCGAAAAGGCGCGCCAGTTTGTCGAGCCGGTGGCGCAGGAGCTTGACGCTTCCATCTTCCTTCCCCTGGATGTCACGAGCGAGGCGGAAATGGACGCGTTGTTTGCGCGAATCCGGGAGCAGTGGGGAAAGCTGGATATTCTGGTGCATTCGGTCGCCTGGGCGCCGAAAGACGATCTGCAGGGCGGCCTGCTCAATTGTTCGGCCGAAGGCTTTGCCAGGGCCATGGATGTGTCCTGCCACTCCTTCGTGCGCATGGCCCGGCTGGCAGCGCCGCTGATGGCTGACGGTGGCACCATGTTTACCATGAGCTACCACGGCGCCAACAAGGTCGTGCCGAACTACAACGTCATGGGCCCGGTGAAGGCCGCGCTGGAAGCCGTGTCACGCTATCTCGCGTACGAACTGGGCCCACGCGGCATCCGCGTGCATGCAATCTCGCCTGGGCCGTTGCAGACGCGCGCTGCGTCCGGGCTAAAGAGCTTCGACCTGATGCTTGCCGACGCTGTGGAACGCGCGCCACTGGGCGAGTTGGTCGACATCATGGATGTGGGCTACACCTGCGCTTTCCTGGCCACGCCGTACGCCCGACGGCTGTCGGGCGAAACGCTGTATGTGGATGGCGGGGTCAATATCATGGCGTGA